The Deltaproteobacteria bacterium DNA segment CCGTCGGGAACAGCCATACTGTTGAACGAGCTCTCCGGCGGTTTGACGCTGATGTCGCTGTTCTGGCTGGAGCTGAATTTGGTTCCGATGTTTTTACGTTGAGCTGTGGCAAGCAACCCGTTGCTCTTTTAGTCCCCACGGCTCATCCCTTCGCCAAGAAAGACTTCATTGAGCTGAAAAAGCTCCACGACCATCCCATGATTCGGCGCGAGACTGGTTCCCGTACTCAAGAAGCGTTTGATAGCGTTTGTAAGGCTCACGGTGTTAACCCCATTTACGTGTTTGAGATGGGGAGTCGTGAGGCGCTCAAGGAGTCTGTGGCAAGTGGCCTAGGCGTGGGAGCTGTGAGTTTACCCGAGACAGGGAACGACAGCCGTGTGAGAGCTATTGAAATACGAGGCGCTGAGATTCAAACTCAAGAACACGTTGTTTGCTTGGCCAGCCGGCGTCAAACCAGGCTGGTTAGAGCGTTTTTGGAGACGTCGGCGCAATACCATGGGCACGTCTTGGAGCTTTAGTTGAGATTTTAACCGCAGCACTTCTTGAATTTTTTACCGCTGCCGCAGGTGCAGGGCTCATTGCGGCCAATTTTTTTCGGACTGGCTACAGTTTTATTCGGAGCACGGTCTACCTCGCCGTCAACATAAACCCAGCGCCCGTTTACTTTCCTAAAAAGACTGTTTTCTCGCATACGACTGGTTTGGTTGCCCGCTTGAAATCGAGCTTCAAACTCCACACGCCCTTCTTCATCGTCGTGCTGGCCGAGCTCGGTAGATAGAATACGAAGACTTTTCCAGTTTACAGTATTACCACCGAAGCTAAGATCTACGGGGACTGTATCAGGATGCCACGTGGCAATGAGATAGGCTGAATTCTCTTGCGTGTAGGCTGTATACCGAGAGCGCATCAACGTTTCTGCGGTAAGAGGAACCTCTCCTCCGCTGATATATGGAGCGCAGCACAGATCGTAGCCATCGCCGGATTGGCATGGGCACGGCTGGTCGGGCATGGTGGTTTTGTCACTCATGACACGGCTCTAGTACAAAATTGGGAGTGCTTACAACTCGGTTGGTGATGATAGAGGCTCGAAAACTGGAGCTTTCCCAAGTGGTTGAAATCCAATTTCCGCAAAAAACACAGCCGGGTGATCGTTTGGCCCAATTCGTCCCGTTAATTAAATAGAATCAATGGACGTGGTGATTAAAACCGCCCATTTGTTACTCCCATGCCCTGAACTAGCCGTTTTAACCAATTTTAAGCTAACTGGTTTTCTGAAAAACAGCAGGAATAGGCTTGTGGGGGCGTCAGCGCAGGTATGCTCCAATGTCCTACATTTAGAAATTTTTCTAGTTTTGGGCGATGTTCGCAATATTGACAATGAACCTAGGTGTGCGAGTCTAACTCGCTCGGACAGTTCTTCTTTAAGTTTTGCCAAAAAGAAGACGAATAAATGTCTCAATACGCTACACCGCAGAGTGATTCTTTCAAGGTGTAAGCATTCAATGAATCGGTAACGATTGATGTATTACGTGGGGCTGCTTGGCAAGCAAAACCACGATGCGCCGCAGTTGCGTCACGTCGGCAATGTCTACGTGAACATACTGTTGACGCCAATGGTGAGGTGCGCGGTTTTAGTCTGCATGTATCACCGAAGGGAGTACTCGCTATGGGGAAGCGAACGATAGTAAAAAGAGAGCTTGGTGACATACCCATGCTCACGTTGGATGATTCAAATGTGTCGAGTTTGCTGGATGAGATCTCAGCCAACCTGGGAAGTAATTCAGATATATTTGGATTGCCGAAACACACCAAAGGCCGTTTAAAGCCGGTCGTGGATATTGCTTCGCCGACCAAGAGTGATTCATTAACCAAAAAGACGAGAGCATCCACTGGCCGTGCGTCTTCGGCTGAGTCCCAAAATGCACCAAAACGAGCGCAGTCGATTGGAGCCAATGAGCGCGACTTGGCGATTGCCAACCGGCGCGATCCGGTTCGTTCATTTTTTAGAATGGCACGTGGGTCGCCAGTATTAGAGCGAGAAGAAGAGCTTTGTTTAGCCCGAAAAATTTCAGAGTCTCGGGAAAACCGCAGTGAGAGTATCTTAGGGTTACCGACCACGGTTCGCCGGCTCGTATCAGTTGCCGCGCAGTTGCAAAATGGACTGCTAAGGCCGGAGGATGTGTTTGAGCAAGCCTCTTCAGGTGCCATGGGTGAGGGCGAGGCTGATACGGACGAAAGCGCGGAAGTACCTTGCGCTGAAGCTGATCCTCGGATTGCTGCATTTAAATCGAAAATACTGGCAGTCGAAAAACGTGCTGAGGCACTGAGAGCCGCATGGAGCAGTGGGAGCGACGGGCGTGAAATCGAAACTGAGCTAGCTCAAGGTCTGATTGCTCTGAACCTCAAACCTGAAATTGTTGACGAGCTTGCGCGTCATATCGAACAGGTCATGGACCGTGTGCGACGTGTCGACCGTGACTACGAAGCTCTCTCCAGCGAGCACCATGTCGATGTTGATAAGCTCAATATAGTTTCTCAGTATGTGGCAGAAGGTAACAACGGCGTTACAAAGGCCAGTCGGCAGCTCGGTTGCAGCCGCGCTACGACACGAGAAGTTGGCCTGCGGGTGGCATCGTGCCAAAAACGTCTGCACGGTATTGAGCAGTCTTGCGGGATGCCGGTTGAGAAGCTGCGTGAGGCTTGGACAGCCATTGTTGGATTTGAACAAGCCATCGAAGTGGACCGCACAACGCTGGTGAAGTCGAACCTAAGGTTGGTTCTCAAGATTGCTGGTCGCTACAAGAATGGCGGTATGCAAATGGCCGACCTTATCCAAGAGGGCAACCTTGGGCTGATGAGAGCCATTGAGAAATTCGACTACAAGCGAGGCTATAAGTTCGCGACTTATGCGGTTTGGTGGATTCGGCAATCTATCAACCGAGCTCTTGCTGATCAGGCACGAACCATCCGAGTCCCTGTTCATAT contains these protein-coding regions:
- a CDS encoding LysR family transcriptional regulator translates to MNSSQLRSFHAVAQAGTFTAAAKMLHITQPAVTTQVKALESHYDVELFHRSHRGCVLTEAGKALFELTAQMQTLDDEAAVLLASASGEIRGTLNIYADGPFHSIGILTEFHRRYPAVSIRLTVGNSHTVERALRRFDADVAVLAGAEFGSDVFTLSCGKQPVALLVPTAHPFAKKDFIELKKLHDHPMIRRETGSRTQEAFDSVCKAHGVNPIYVFEMGSREALKESVASGLGVGAVSLPETGNDSRVRAIEIRGAEIQTQEHVVCLASRRQTRLVRAFLETSAQYHGHVLEL
- a CDS encoding YchJ family protein; this encodes MSDKTTMPDQPCPCQSGDGYDLCCAPYISGGEVPLTAETLMRSRYTAYTQENSAYLIATWHPDTVPVDLSFGGNTVNWKSLRILSTELGQHDDEEGRVEFEARFQAGNQTSRMRENSLFRKVNGRWVYVDGEVDRAPNKTVASPKKIGRNEPCTCGSGKKFKKCCG
- a CDS encoding sigma-70 family RNA polymerase sigma factor — translated: MGKRTIVKRELGDIPMLTLDDSNVSSLLDEISANLGSNSDIFGLPKHTKGRLKPVVDIASPTKSDSLTKKTRASTGRASSAESQNAPKRAQSIGANERDLAIANRRDPVRSFFRMARGSPVLEREEELCLARKISESRENRSESILGLPTTVRRLVSVAAQLQNGLLRPEDVFEQASSGAMGEGEADTDESAEVPCAEADPRIAAFKSKILAVEKRAEALRAAWSSGSDGREIETELAQGLIALNLKPEIVDELARHIEQVMDRVRRVDRDYEALSSEHHVDVDKLNIVSQYVAEGNNGVTKASRQLGCSRATTREVGLRVASCQKRLHGIEQSCGMPVEKLREAWTAIVGFEQAIEVDRTTLVKSNLRLVLKIAGRYKNGGMQMADLIQEGNLGLMRAIEKFDYKRGYKFATYAVWWIRQSINRALADQARTIRVPVHMNESVNRLRQTRRYLERELGRPVTSADIAKKLGIPLERVEKIQNVVKDPLSLDAPVGDEGDCFLGDFVSSGASDDPMHEVEHSDLSDKITDVLSSLSPREETIIRMRFGLGEERDYTLEEIGEGLDVTRERIRQIEAKALSRLRHPIRAKNLEGFLDD